The Planctomycetota bacterium genome has a segment encoding these proteins:
- a CDS encoding pyridoxine 5'-phosphate synthase yields MATLGVNIDHVATIRQARRTVEPDPVWAAALAELGGADTITVHLREDRRHIQDRDLEVLRRTVQVKLNLEAAIAADMIAIACRVRPDHVTLVPERREEVTTEGGLDVVGHRAGTAAAIARLRDAGIGVSLFIDADPRHIDVAAELGADAVELHTGRYADAPTAAEREARLTELAHGGKLVTGAGMELAAGHGLTYRNVGPVARIDRMGELNIGHSIVARAVLVGFTQAVREMKALITG; encoded by the coding sequence ATGGCCACGCTGGGCGTCAACATCGATCACGTGGCCACGATCCGCCAGGCGCGGCGGACGGTGGAGCCCGATCCCGTCTGGGCGGCAGCCCTGGCGGAGCTCGGCGGCGCCGACACGATCACCGTCCACCTCCGCGAGGACCGCCGCCACATCCAGGATCGCGATCTGGAGGTCCTGCGACGGACCGTCCAGGTGAAGCTGAATCTCGAGGCGGCGATCGCGGCCGACATGATCGCCATCGCCTGCCGCGTCCGCCCCGACCACGTGACGCTCGTGCCGGAGCGGCGCGAAGAAGTGACGACCGAAGGGGGCCTCGACGTCGTCGGCCACCGCGCGGGGACGGCCGCGGCCATCGCCCGTCTCCGCGACGCGGGCATCGGCGTGTCGCTGTTCATCGACGCCGACCCGCGCCACATCGACGTCGCGGCCGAGCTCGGCGCCGACGCCGTCGAACTGCACACCGGCCGCTACGCCGACGCGCCGACCGCCGCCGAGCGCGAGGCCCGGCTCACCGAACTGGCCCATGGCGGAAAGCTCGTCACCGGCGCTGGGATGGAGCTCGCCGCCGGGCACGGGCTCACCTACCGCAACGTCGGGCCGGTGGCGCGGATCGACCGGATGGGCGAGCTCAACATCGGCCACTCGATCGTGGCCCGCGCCGTGCTCGTCGGTTTCACCCAGGCGGTGCGCGAGATGAAGGCGCTGATCACCGGCTGA
- a CDS encoding phosphoenolpyruvate carboxylase, with protein sequence MPADEPLDRDVRLLADMLRGTIVALAGSAAADLVERIRGLAHDRRLGRPGAEPALAACIEGLSPAEARCVTRALSILFDLTNIAEDRQRVRVLRERERQRFPAPPAESLPAAIAELADLGWPAAAVQAALDGLAIELVFTAHPSEAKRRSIRAKLRRMRQCLERLDGGDLLAREREAIVGALADELAVLWQTEFLRPTRPTVLDEVDRGLSIMPRLWEAVPAVYASLRHGLAARYPGTTFTIPPFLSFGSWMGGDRDGNPFVTADVTRETLLRLRTAAIDAHLAWCRRLHGQLTLSAAAGHGAAGLEGRIEEARRAWPDLGPALDAIAPHEIYRRWLRVIRHRLERSRDVGLDGPVPAGAYRPEEFRADAEALLAGLHADLAPGTETAAGQWLDLVRTFGLHMTSLDVRQDARAYESIMDELLAAAGQPAKAVGADHRRRRIVASIDATPPIATAGLSPLALDTLRLFDVLHAAVTRFGPESVGAAIVSLTRHPTDVLAVLWLWRGARRRAEARGEPAAPRDLAIVPLFEKIADLSASQDTLAAILDEPAYATHLAARGARQIVMLGYSDSTKDGGYLAACQGLQVAQGRLHAVAAARGVALTFFHGRGGSLGRGGGPAARGILSLPAETLDGSLRLTEQGEVLAERYDDVQIAVRHLEQVSWATLIASTARRQVPAAEWTALLSRLAERSFAVYRELVDQPGFIGYFADTTPIDDIETLPIGSRPSRRRGPDGARSLDDLRAIPWVFAWTQSRCMIPAWYGLGAALVEVKYDDRHAWQAIQDMYRQWPFFQATIDNAALALAKADMYIAQRYSELAADDDARRRIWQRIAAERDRTRQAILDTVGGGELLATTPWFQRSIESRNPSIDPLNLIQIEFLRRRRSGHGDDGGDLPRLCVQGIAAGMRTTG encoded by the coding sequence ATGCCCGCCGACGAACCGCTCGACCGCGACGTCCGTCTCCTCGCCGACATGCTCCGGGGGACGATCGTCGCCCTCGCCGGCAGCGCGGCGGCCGACCTCGTCGAGCGGATCCGCGGGCTGGCGCACGACCGGCGCCTCGGCCGGCCCGGTGCCGAGCCGGCACTGGCCGCCTGCATCGAGGGGCTGTCGCCGGCCGAGGCCCGGTGCGTGACCCGGGCGCTGAGCATCCTCTTCGACCTGACGAACATCGCCGAGGACCGGCAGCGCGTCCGCGTCCTCCGCGAGCGTGAACGCCAGCGCTTTCCGGCCCCGCCGGCCGAGTCGCTCCCCGCGGCGATCGCCGAGCTGGCCGACCTCGGCTGGCCCGCCGCCGCGGTCCAGGCGGCGCTCGACGGCCTCGCCATCGAGCTGGTGTTCACCGCGCATCCCAGCGAGGCGAAGCGGCGCTCGATCCGCGCCAAGCTCCGCCGGATGCGGCAGTGCCTCGAGCGCCTCGACGGCGGCGATCTCCTCGCGCGCGAGCGCGAGGCGATCGTCGGAGCCCTCGCGGACGAGCTCGCCGTCCTCTGGCAGACCGAGTTCCTCCGCCCCACGCGTCCCACGGTCCTCGACGAGGTCGACCGGGGCCTGTCGATCATGCCGCGCCTCTGGGAGGCGGTACCGGCGGTGTATGCGTCGCTGCGCCACGGGCTGGCGGCGCGCTATCCGGGGACGACGTTCACGATTCCCCCGTTCCTGTCGTTCGGCTCCTGGATGGGGGGCGACCGTGACGGCAATCCGTTCGTCACCGCCGACGTCACGCGCGAGACGCTGCTCCGCCTGCGGACGGCGGCCATCGACGCCCACCTGGCGTGGTGCCGCCGCCTTCACGGCCAGCTGACGCTGTCGGCCGCCGCCGGGCACGGCGCCGCCGGTCTCGAGGGGCGGATCGAGGAAGCGCGGCGGGCGTGGCCCGACCTCGGGCCAGCGCTCGACGCCATCGCCCCCCACGAGATCTACCGCCGCTGGCTGCGCGTGATCCGCCACCGGCTCGAGCGATCGCGCGACGTCGGGCTCGACGGCCCCGTGCCGGCGGGGGCATATCGGCCCGAGGAGTTCCGGGCCGATGCCGAGGCGCTGCTGGCCGGGCTCCACGCCGATCTCGCGCCAGGAACGGAGACGGCGGCGGGGCAGTGGCTCGACCTGGTTCGCACGTTCGGGCTCCACATGACGAGCCTCGACGTCCGCCAGGACGCCAGGGCCTACGAGTCGATCATGGACGAGCTGCTCGCCGCTGCCGGCCAGCCCGCCAAGGCCGTCGGCGCCGACCACCGCCGCCGCCGGATCGTGGCCTCGATCGACGCCACGCCGCCGATCGCCACGGCGGGCCTCTCGCCCCTCGCGCTCGACACCCTTCGGCTGTTCGACGTGCTCCATGCCGCGGTGACGCGGTTCGGGCCTGAAAGCGTCGGCGCCGCGATCGTGAGCCTCACCCGGCACCCGACCGACGTCCTCGCGGTGCTCTGGCTGTGGCGCGGGGCCCGGCGGCGGGCCGAGGCGCGGGGGGAGCCGGCTGCCCCCCGCGACCTGGCGATCGTGCCGCTGTTCGAGAAGATCGCCGACCTGTCGGCCAGCCAGGACACGCTCGCGGCGATCCTCGACGAGCCCGCCTACGCCACCCATCTCGCTGCCCGCGGCGCTCGACAGATCGTGATGCTCGGCTACTCCGACAGCACGAAAGACGGCGGGTACCTCGCCGCCTGCCAGGGGCTGCAGGTCGCCCAGGGCCGGCTTCACGCCGTCGCCGCCGCCCGCGGCGTCGCGCTGACCTTCTTCCACGGCCGTGGCGGCTCGCTCGGCCGTGGCGGCGGCCCGGCTGCCCGCGGGATCCTCTCGCTCCCCGCCGAGACGCTCGACGGCTCGTTACGGCTCACCGAGCAGGGAGAGGTGCTCGCCGAGCGCTACGACGACGTCCAAATCGCCGTCCGCCACCTCGAGCAGGTGTCGTGGGCGACGCTGATCGCCTCGACCGCGCGGAGGCAGGTGCCGGCGGCCGAATGGACCGCGCTGCTGTCGCGATTGGCGGAGCGGTCGTTCGCCGTCTACCGCGAACTGGTCGACCAGCCGGGGTTCATCGGCTACTTCGCCGACACGACACCGATCGACGACATCGAGACCCTGCCGATCGGATCACGGCCGTCGCGCCGGCGCGGCCCCGACGGCGCCCGCTCGCTCGACGACCTCCGGGCGATCCCCTGGGTGTTCGCCTGGACGCAGAGCCGGTGCATGATCCCGGCCTGGTACGGGCTCGGCGCGGCACTCGTCGAGGTCAAGTACGACGACCGCCATGCCTGGCAGGCGATCCAGGACATGTACCGCCAATGGCCCTTCTTCCAGGCGACGATCGACAATGCGGCGCTCGCCCTGGCCAAAGCCGACATGTACATCGCCCAGCGCTACTCCGAGCTCGCCGCCGACGACGACGCGCGACGCCGGATCTGGCAGCGGATCGCCGCGGAGCGCGACCGGACGCGGCAGGCGATCCTCGACACCGTCGGCGGGGGTGAGCTGCTGGCGACCACCCCCTGGTTCCAGCGTTCGATCGAGTCGCGCAATCCCTCGATCGATCCCCTGAACCTGATCCAGATCGAGTTCCTCCGCCGCCGCCGCTCGGGCCATGGCGACGACGGCGGCGACCTCCCCCGGCTGTGCGTCCAGGGGATCGCCGCGGGGATGCGGACGACCGGCTGA
- a CDS encoding beta-lactamase family protein, whose translation MTRRRFGAAVGAAMVGLPYASGIRAEEPAGPPLDAIRTRHQLPGLVAGVVERDGLADAVTAGVRRQGGDAAFSVDDRIHLGSCTKAFTATLAALLVADGRIAWGATVGSTLAAEPVISRGWRDVTLEELLRHRGGAPEKAPPAAWREAWECGKPAHECREAFVRRLLADDPPERRGEHHYSNQGYAIAGRMLETVADRPYEALLGERLLVPLGITSAGFGPPSALQPDAPVGHDGAGKPDDADNPAAIAPAGTLHMTVADWARFLAVHLGGPLPEALAALAPLLPDLQRPSPTPPGEALGWVTARRPWGGRVLNHAGSNTRWYCVAWLAPERGFGVVAAANQGGAAATKGCDDACAALIAARRG comes from the coding sequence ATGACGCGGCGGCGCTTTGGCGCGGCCGTCGGGGCGGCGATGGTCGGGTTGCCGTATGCATCGGGCATTCGAGCCGAGGAGCCTGCCGGTCCGCCGCTCGACGCCATCCGCACGCGCCACCAGCTTCCGGGATTGGTCGCCGGCGTCGTCGAACGCGATGGCCTCGCGGATGCGGTCACGGCGGGCGTGCGCCGGCAGGGGGGCGACGCCGCGTTTTCCGTCGACGACCGGATCCATCTCGGATCCTGCACCAAGGCGTTCACGGCCACCCTCGCGGCGCTGCTCGTCGCCGACGGGCGGATCGCTTGGGGCGCGACCGTCGGCAGCACGCTCGCGGCCGAACCGGTGATCTCCCGCGGGTGGCGCGACGTGACGCTGGAGGAGTTGCTGCGCCACCGCGGCGGTGCGCCCGAGAAGGCGCCGCCGGCCGCCTGGCGCGAGGCCTGGGAGTGCGGCAAGCCGGCGCACGAGTGCCGGGAGGCGTTCGTGCGCCGGCTGCTGGCCGACGATCCACCGGAGCGCCGGGGCGAACACCACTACTCCAATCAGGGCTACGCCATCGCCGGGAGGATGCTCGAGACGGTGGCCGACCGCCCCTACGAAGCGCTGCTCGGCGAGCGGCTGCTGGTGCCCCTGGGGATCACGAGTGCGGGATTCGGCCCGCCGTCGGCCTTGCAGCCCGACGCCCCGGTCGGCCACGACGGCGCGGGAAAGCCCGACGACGCCGACAACCCCGCCGCAATCGCCCCGGCCGGCACACTCCACATGACGGTCGCCGACTGGGCCCGGTTCCTCGCCGTCCACCTCGGCGGCCCGTTGCCTGAGGCGCTGGCGGCACTCGCGCCGCTTCTGCCCGACCTACAGCGCCCGTCCCCGACGCCGCCGGGCGAGGCGCTGGGGTGGGTGACCGCCCGGCGCCCATGGGGCGGCAGGGTCCTCAATCATGCCGGTTCCAACACCCGCTGGTACTGCGTCGCCTGGTTGGCCCCGGAGCGCGGATTCGGTGTCGTCGCCGCGGCCAATCAGGGGGGGGCTGCGGCGACGAAGGGCTGCGACGACGCCTGCGCGGCGTTGATCGCGGCACGGCGCGGCTGA
- a CDS encoding aldehyde-activating protein: protein MRSGEALVEADEAWSAAEPEVVIGELDGPVGHAIATLIGDQVKGHTRVWAILNSDVQVRPATLMVSKYTAPNARYTNILMGTVQAAIANAVLDAVRAGDIPKAAVNDVGIIVAVWLDPAVADAKTKIDHEVLFRTHREATAKAIHKAMHNEPSIDWLLKNQAKVGHYFHELGVKGEL, encoded by the coding sequence ATGCGGTCGGGGGAGGCCCTCGTCGAGGCCGACGAGGCGTGGAGCGCCGCCGAGCCGGAGGTGGTGATCGGCGAGCTCGACGGCCCCGTCGGCCACGCGATCGCCACGCTCATCGGCGACCAGGTCAAGGGGCACACGCGCGTGTGGGCGATCCTCAACAGCGACGTCCAGGTGCGCCCCGCGACGCTGATGGTCAGCAAGTACACCGCCCCCAACGCCCGCTACACCAACATCCTCATGGGGACTGTCCAGGCGGCGATCGCCAACGCGGTCCTCGACGCCGTCCGCGCCGGCGACATCCCCAAGGCCGCGGTCAACGACGTGGGGATCATCGTGGCGGTATGGCTCGATCCGGCGGTCGCCGACGCGAAGACGAAGATCGACCACGAGGTGCTGTTCCGCACCCACCGCGAGGCGACGGCCAAGGCGATCCACAAAGCGATGCACAACGAGCCTTCGATCGACTGGCTGTTGAAAAACCAGGCGAAGGTTGGCCACTACTTCCACGAACTGGGCGTGAAGGGGGAGCTATGA
- a CDS encoding cyclase family protein translates to MATVIAGVVVPGVVAPHGAAAQEQAVAARGEPADPSTADGPWIDLTHPFGQRTIYWPTERGFLFEPGSNGPTAKGYYYAANRFAAAEHGGTHLDAPRHFSATGLTADAIPLERLVGPAAVVDVSGRCAADPVHEVTADELVAWEAAHGRQLVDVIVLLRTGWGARWGDRSAYLGTAAIGPEAVAKLRFPGLAPDAARWLAEHRRPLAVGIDTASIDHGPSTHFGSHVVLCGANIPVFENVASLDRVPPTGSFVVALPMKIAGGSGGPLRIVARVPGAAR, encoded by the coding sequence ATGGCGACCGTGATCGCCGGAGTTGTGGTTCCAGGTGTCGTGGCGCCGCACGGTGCGGCCGCGCAGGAGCAGGCTGTCGCGGCACGCGGCGAGCCGGCCGACCCGTCGACGGCGGACGGCCCGTGGATCGACCTCACGCATCCCTTCGGCCAGCGCACGATCTACTGGCCGACCGAGCGGGGGTTCCTCTTCGAGCCGGGGAGCAACGGTCCGACCGCGAAGGGCTATTACTATGCGGCCAACCGGTTCGCCGCGGCCGAGCATGGCGGGACCCACCTCGACGCGCCGCGCCATTTCTCTGCCACGGGCCTGACGGCCGACGCGATCCCGCTGGAGCGGCTCGTCGGGCCGGCGGCGGTGGTCGACGTCTCCGGGCGCTGCGCGGCTGATCCGGTCCACGAGGTGACCGCCGACGAGCTGGTGGCGTGGGAGGCGGCTCATGGCCGGCAACTCGTCGACGTGATCGTGCTGCTGCGCACCGGCTGGGGCGCTCGCTGGGGCGACCGGTCGGCTTACCTGGGCACCGCTGCCATCGGCCCGGAGGCGGTGGCGAAGCTGCGCTTTCCGGGCCTCGCCCCCGATGCGGCGCGGTGGCTTGCCGAGCACCGCCGGCCGTTGGCAGTCGGGATCGACACGGCGAGCATCGACCATGGCCCGAGTACCCATTTCGGCAGCCACGTGGTCCTCTGTGGGGCGAACATTCCGGTGTTCGAGAACGTCGCGTCTCTCGATCGGGTGCCTCCGACCGGTAGCTTCGTCGTCGCCCTGCCGATGAAGATCGCCGGCGGGAGTGGTGGGCCCCTCCGAATCGTCGCCCGGGTGCCGGGCGCGGCCCGCTGA
- a CDS encoding penicillin acylase family protein: MRWQRSRRRHGRRDRNPTTGKVTMERVDGKPEPVLHAAPPARDGGHGGHRAGGARNARGERWRRWRLAGLATVTAAATGTAGWSVAKMRGSLPQLEGARQLDGLAAEVRVERDALGVPSVHAGSRLDAARALGFLHAQDRFFQMDLLRRRAAGELAELVGPMALAVDRQARVHRLRQVARAAYADASPRDRGLLDAYTAGANAGLAALAAPPVEYLALGGTPRPWLAEDSFLCVLAMFLDLHDDSAALESLRGAIHDTLPPEVAAFLLPAGSPWDAPVAGDALPSAPLPGAAIVDLRRTPPPLQAERPAESAADDVWAPSGGRRGEVVIGSNNWAVAGAHSASGGALLAGDMHLRLGVPGIWYRAALHWPVDDGDRRVVGVTLPGTPAVVAGSNGRVAWAFTNTEGDWADLVVIESDPADPASYRTPDGPRPFGRATETIAVRGAADETLEILTTIWGPVLDSDHRGRRRALRWTAHDPAAVNLRLVDFEEVADVDAAVRLAPSVGVPAQNLVCADASGRIAWTIIGRIPKRRGWDGQLPVSWADGSCGWDGWLAGDDHPRLVDPPAGRLWSANARVADPEGAKLVGDEGQDLGARQGQIRDTLLALDKATAADMLALQLDDRALFLGRWQQLLLDLLTPAHVAAVPRRAEVRRLVEAWGARATVESAGYRIVRAFRSAVARRALGSLTAPVAAADPRCDYLATFRRWEEPLWQLVVGRPTHLLDPRHRDWDDLFLSGLDEALDGLDDEGPLSERTWGEWNTARIRHPLSAAVPALSDWLDMPAEPLPGDAHMPRVQAPQAGASQRMVVSPGREEEGMFHMPAGQSGHPLSRHYGDGHEAWVRGEPTPFIPGPVRQTLVLRP; the protein is encoded by the coding sequence ATGCGGTGGCAGCGCTCCCGGCGGCGGCACGGGCGCCGTGATCGGAATCCCACGACGGGGAAGGTGACCATGGAACGGGTCGATGGAAAGCCGGAACCTGTCCTGCACGCCGCGCCGCCGGCGCGTGACGGGGGGCATGGCGGTCATCGCGCGGGCGGCGCTCGGAACGCTCGCGGAGAGCGCTGGCGGCGCTGGCGGCTCGCCGGGCTGGCCACCGTGACCGCCGCAGCGACCGGGACGGCGGGATGGAGCGTGGCGAAGATGCGCGGCAGCCTGCCGCAGCTCGAGGGGGCCCGGCAGCTCGACGGCCTCGCGGCCGAGGTCCGTGTCGAGCGCGACGCGCTCGGCGTGCCGAGTGTCCATGCCGGCAGCCGGCTCGACGCGGCGCGGGCGCTCGGCTTCCTCCACGCCCAGGACCGGTTTTTCCAGATGGATCTCCTCCGCCGCCGCGCGGCGGGGGAGTTGGCGGAACTGGTCGGGCCGATGGCGCTGGCGGTCGATCGTCAGGCACGCGTCCACCGCCTGCGGCAGGTCGCCCGCGCTGCCTATGCCGACGCCTCGCCGCGCGACCGCGGCCTTCTCGATGCCTACACCGCCGGCGCCAATGCCGGCCTGGCGGCGCTTGCCGCACCACCGGTGGAGTATCTGGCGCTCGGGGGCACGCCGCGCCCGTGGCTGGCGGAGGACTCGTTCCTCTGCGTGCTGGCGATGTTCCTCGATCTCCACGACGACTCGGCCGCGCTCGAATCGCTGCGGGGCGCGATCCACGACACGCTCCCGCCGGAAGTGGCGGCGTTTCTCCTTCCGGCCGGCAGCCCCTGGGACGCGCCGGTCGCGGGCGACGCGCTGCCTTCGGCGCCCCTTCCGGGTGCCGCCATCGTCGACCTGCGGCGCACGCCTCCGCCGCTGCAGGCGGAGCGGCCGGCCGAGAGCGCCGCGGACGACGTCTGGGCGCCGTCGGGAGGCCGACGTGGCGAGGTGGTGATCGGGAGCAACAACTGGGCGGTCGCCGGCGCGCACAGCGCGTCGGGAGGGGCGCTCCTGGCAGGAGACATGCACCTCCGTCTCGGCGTTCCCGGGATCTGGTACCGCGCGGCACTCCACTGGCCTGTCGATGATGGCGACCGGCGCGTCGTCGGCGTGACGCTGCCGGGCACACCGGCGGTCGTCGCCGGCAGCAACGGCCGCGTCGCCTGGGCGTTCACCAACACCGAAGGGGACTGGGCCGATCTGGTGGTGATCGAGTCCGATCCGGCCGATCCGGCCAGCTACCGCACGCCCGACGGCCCGCGTCCGTTCGGCCGCGCGACCGAGACGATCGCGGTCCGTGGTGCGGCCGACGAGACGCTCGAGATTCTCACGACCATCTGGGGACCGGTGCTCGACAGCGATCACCGCGGCCGGCGCCGCGCGCTGCGCTGGACCGCCCACGACCCCGCCGCCGTCAACCTCCGCCTCGTCGACTTCGAGGAGGTGGCCGACGTCGACGCCGCCGTGCGCCTCGCCCCGTCGGTCGGCGTGCCCGCGCAGAATCTGGTCTGCGCCGACGCGTCGGGGCGCATCGCCTGGACGATCATCGGCCGGATCCCGAAACGGCGCGGATGGGACGGTCAACTGCCGGTCTCCTGGGCCGACGGCTCGTGCGGCTGGGACGGCTGGCTGGCCGGCGACGACCATCCGCGGCTCGTCGACCCGCCGGCCGGCAGGTTGTGGAGCGCCAACGCGCGCGTCGCCGACCCTGAAGGAGCGAAACTCGTCGGCGACGAGGGGCAGGACCTCGGCGCCCGCCAGGGGCAGATCCGCGACACCCTGCTCGCCCTCGACAAGGCGACTGCGGCCGACATGCTCGCCCTCCAACTCGACGACCGGGCGCTGTTCCTCGGGCGCTGGCAGCAACTCCTCCTCGACCTGCTGACTCCGGCCCACGTCGCCGCTGTTCCACGCCGGGCGGAGGTACGCCGGCTGGTCGAGGCCTGGGGGGCGCGGGCCACGGTGGAGTCGGCCGGCTACCGGATCGTCCGCGCGTTCCGCAGCGCCGTGGCCCGGCGGGCGCTGGGATCGCTGACGGCGCCGGTCGCAGCCGCCGACCCACGCTGCGATTACCTGGCGACGTTCCGCCGCTGGGAGGAGCCGCTGTGGCAGTTGGTCGTCGGGCGTCCCACCCATCTGCTCGACCCGCGGCACCGCGACTGGGACGACCTCTTCCTCTCCGGGCTCGATGAGGCCCTCGACGGCCTCGACGACGAGGGGCCGCTCTCGGAACGCACCTGGGGTGAATGGAACACCGCCCGGATCCGCCATCCCCTCTCCGCCGCCGTGCCGGCGCTGTCCGATTGGCTCGACATGCCGGCCGAGCCGTTGCCGGGCGACGCCCACATGCCGCGCGTCCAGGCGCCGCAGGCGGGGGCCTCGCAGCGGATGGTGGTCTCCCCCGGGCGCGAGGAAGAGGGGATGTTCCACATGCCGGCCGGGCAGTCGGGGCACCCGCTCTCCCGCCATTACGGCGACGGCCACGAGGCCTGGGTCCGCGGCGAGCCGACCCCGTTTATCCCCGGGCCGGTGCGTCAGACGCTCGTGCTCCGCCCCTGA
- a CDS encoding fatty acid desaturase yields MASEILDTARGSATHSAPEGGHDGAVWIRDARCAVSGGPEDYFAVDPWRYWVDFLVALVCGYGAATIYLLAPLGSWAQLVAFPIAVFWLYRLGSLIHEVCHLGHHEMRAFKVCWNLLVGVMTFTPSPFFTRHHRDHHSLRMYGTPEDPEYVANVLTGGDWRSALGYGAFMLVFPLLVYLRFLLAPLTFLHPRLRKLVLERASSLTLNTRYRRRVNAFDRRAITAVELLCFLRAAAILVAVGSGAAHPSRIPLLYLLGLATFVMNQMRQLADHHFQGDGSVAPVEQHILDSCNFPATDPLTWLFFPFSIRYHALHHLFPSLPYHNLAAAHAHLIRTLPADSPYRGLDQPGWWPVARRTVWGRGAVRAG; encoded by the coding sequence ATGGCCAGCGAGATTCTCGACACCGCGCGCGGTTCGGCCACCCACTCGGCCCCTGAAGGTGGCCACGACGGTGCCGTCTGGATCCGTGACGCGCGCTGCGCCGTGAGCGGTGGCCCGGAGGATTATTTCGCCGTCGATCCCTGGCGTTACTGGGTCGATTTCCTCGTCGCTCTCGTCTGCGGCTACGGGGCCGCGACCATCTACCTGCTGGCCCCGCTCGGCTCTTGGGCGCAGCTGGTCGCGTTCCCGATCGCCGTCTTCTGGCTGTACCGCCTCGGCTCGTTGATCCACGAGGTCTGCCATCTCGGCCACCACGAGATGCGCGCCTTCAAGGTCTGCTGGAACCTGCTCGTCGGGGTGATGACGTTCACGCCGTCACCGTTCTTCACGCGGCACCACCGCGACCATCACAGCCTGCGGATGTACGGCACACCGGAGGATCCCGAGTACGTCGCCAACGTCCTCACCGGCGGTGACTGGCGCAGTGCCCTCGGCTACGGGGCGTTCATGCTCGTGTTCCCGTTGCTGGTCTACCTCCGCTTCCTGCTGGCCCCGCTGACGTTCCTCCACCCGCGCCTCCGGAAGCTGGTGCTCGAGCGGGCCAGTTCGCTGACGCTCAACACGCGCTACCGCCGCCGCGTCAACGCCTTCGACCGCCGCGCGATCACGGCCGTCGAGCTGCTCTGCTTCCTGCGGGCCGCGGCGATCCTCGTCGCCGTCGGCAGCGGAGCCGCCCACCCCAGCCGCATCCCCCTGCTCTACCTGCTCGGCCTGGCGACGTTCGTGATGAACCAGATGCGGCAGCTGGCCGACCATCACTTCCAAGGCGACGGGTCGGTGGCCCCCGTCGAGCAGCACATCCTCGACAGCTGCAACTTCCCGGCCACCGATCCGCTCACCTGGCTGTTCTTCCCGTTCTCGATCCGCTACCACGCCCTCCACCATCTGTTCCCGTCGCTTCCGTACCACAACCTCGCCGCTGCCCACGCCCACCTGATCCGCACGCTGCCGGCCGACTCCCCGTACCGCGGTCTCGACCAGCCCGGCTGGTGGCCGGTCGCGCGGCGGACCGTGTGGGGGCGCGGCGCCGTCCGGGCCGGGTAA
- a CDS encoding nuclear transport factor 2 family protein has protein sequence MFARGGRRGRSRRCPSRRPSMGCRGGSWAALVCLIGSGLTVGPAAGLARAQTSAAPPADGQPQPGTRPGAPGKVVQAPANPSAAPAAATAEQPGDTQPPTDADLRAQLEQATAEYAAAFNARDYTALSNQWTAGALLVEGGGQLVGREQIIQSIGAWAGRYPEAKLEIALTGVVPLGATIARVRGTMRFVPKPGARAVDSQFVSLRVRVDGKWRLAESIVTPSQDVAMEQLGWLLGTWTASDPADGAVLECRYERAADGHVIIGRTKITPKEGAVLESVDVIHADAASGTVRSWVFDSTGARAEGVFETDGTVFNRVYQGTAAPGSAGTRTSWVQMVVPTDRDTLVMQAIERSLDGRPVPDGRPWHLKRKP, from the coding sequence ATGTTTGCCCGGGGCGGCCGGAGAGGCCGGTCCCGTCGCTGCCCGTCGAGGAGACCGAGCATGGGCTGTCGTGGCGGATCGTGGGCGGCGCTCGTGTGCCTGATCGGATCGGGGCTCACCGTGGGACCCGCCGCGGGACTGGCACGTGCGCAGACATCGGCCGCGCCGCCGGCAGACGGCCAGCCGCAGCCGGGCACGCGTCCCGGGGCCCCTGGGAAGGTGGTCCAGGCCCCGGCCAACCCGTCGGCCGCCCCCGCCGCGGCGACGGCCGAGCAACCTGGCGACACGCAGCCCCCCACCGACGCCGATCTCCGCGCCCAACTCGAGCAGGCGACCGCCGAGTATGCGGCGGCGTTCAACGCCCGTGATTACACGGCGTTGTCCAATCAGTGGACCGCGGGCGCTTTGCTCGTCGAAGGAGGGGGGCAACTGGTCGGACGGGAACAGATCATCCAGTCGATCGGTGCGTGGGCGGGGCGGTACCCCGAGGCGAAGCTCGAGATCGCACTCACCGGCGTCGTGCCGCTCGGGGCCACGATCGCCAGGGTACGGGGCACGATGCGCTTCGTGCCGAAGCCGGGCGCTCGGGCAGTGGACTCCCAATTCGTCAGCCTCCGGGTCCGCGTCGACGGCAAGTGGCGGTTGGCGGAATCGATCGTCACCCCCAGCCAGGACGTGGCGATGGAGCAGCTCGGCTGGCTGCTCGGCACCTGGACCGCGAGCGACCCCGCCGACGGCGCCGTCCTCGAATGCCGTTACGAGCGGGCTGCCGACGGCCACGTGATCATCGGCCGGACGAAGATCACCCCCAAGGAAGGTGCCGTGCTCGAGTCGGTCGACGTGATCCACGCCGACGCCGCCAGCGGCACGGTCCGCTCCTGGGTGTTCGACTCGACCGGTGCCCGCGCCGAGGGGGTGTTCGAGACCGACGGCACGGTTTTCAACCGCGTCTACCAGGGGACCGCGGCTCCCGGCAGCGCCGGCACGCGGACCTCGTGGGTCCAGATGGTGGTCCCGACCGACCGCGACACGCTCGTCATGCAGGCCATCGAACGGTCGCTCGACGGCCGCCCGGTTCCCGACGGTCGCCCCTGGCATTTGAAACGCAAGCCGTGA